A window of the Vigna angularis cultivar LongXiaoDou No.4 chromosome 3, ASM1680809v1, whole genome shotgun sequence genome harbors these coding sequences:
- the LOC108326632 gene encoding chaperone protein dnaJ 15 — protein MGMGSKMEGPSTPANRRDPYEVLSVSRDSTDQEIKTAYRKLALKYHPDKNASNPEASELFKEVAYSYSILSDPEKRRQYDSAGFEALDADSMDMEIDLSNLGTVNTMFAALFSKLGVPIKTTISANVLEEALNGTVTVRPLPIGTSVSGKVEKQCAHFFGVTINEQQAESGIVIRVTSTAQSKFKLLYFEQDVNGGYGLALQEDSEKTGKVTSAGMYFLHFQVYRMDSTVNALAMAKDPEGAFFKRLEGLQPCEVSELKAGTHIFAVYGDNFFKTASYTIEAVCAKSYEDTTQKLKDVEAQILRKRNELRQFEAEYRKALARYQEVTDRYTKEKQSVDELLKQRDGIHSSFTIVKSTNITGNGSNFSNGSSSKMTGEESPGEDGGSDGKDKSGKKKWFNLNIRGSDKRLG, from the exons ATGGGAATGGGTTCAAAAATGGAAGGACCGTCTACCCCAGCCAATCGACGTGACCCATACGAGGTATTGTCCGTGTCAAGGGATTCAACCGATCAAGAAATTAAAACGGCGTACAGAAAGCTTGCTCTTAA GTATCACCCTGACAAAAATGCCAGCAATCCTGAAGCTTCGGAGCTATTTAAAGAGGTTGCATATTCTTATAGTATCTTGTCTGACCCAGAAAAGAGAAGGCAGTATGACAGTGCTGGATTTGAG GCACTTGATGCTGATAGCATGGACATGGAGATTGATTTGTCTAATCTTGGGACAGTGAACACAATGTTTGCAGCTTTATTCAG TAAACTGGGCGTCCCTATCAAGACAACCATTTCAGCTAATGTTCTGGAAGAAGCTCTTAACGGAACTGTTACAGTTAGACCCCTTCCAATTGGAACATCAGTTAGTGGAAAG GTAGAGAAGCAATGTGCTCATTTTTTTGGTGTCACAATAAACGAACAACAAGCTGAGTCAGGCATTGTAATCAGAGTTACTTCAACAGCACAAAGCAAATTCAAA TTGCTCTACTTTGAACAAGACGTGAATGGAGGCTATGGTCTGGCATTGCAG GAAGATAGTGAGAAGACTGGCAAGGTGACATCTGCAGGAATGTATTTCTTACATTTTCAAGTGTATAGAATGGATTCAACAGTGAATGCG TTAGCGATGGCCAAGGATCCTGAAGGGGCCTTCTTTAAAAGGTTGGAAGGTCTTCAGCCTTGTGAAGTCTCAGAACTAAAGGCTGGCACTCATATATTTGCGGTTTATG GTGATAACTTCTTTAAGACTGCTAGCTATACTATTGAGGCAGTATGTGCAAAATCGTATGAAGATACCACCCAAAAACTGAAGGATGTTGAAGCTCAGATTTTAAGAAAGAGGAATGAGCTACGCCAATTTGAAGCAGAATATAGAAAg GCATTGGCACGCTATCAGGAAGTGACAGACAGatacacaaaagaaaaacaatct GTAGACGAGCTTCTGAAACAAAGGGATGGTATCCATTCTTCCTTCACCATTGTGAAGTCAACCAATATTACTGGAAATGGTAGTAATTTTAGCAATGGAAGTTCTAGCAAAATGACTGGTGAAGAGAGCCCTGGTGAAGATGGAGGGTCAGATGGGAAGGACAAGTCAGGCAAAAAGAAATGGTTTAACTTGAATATTAGGGGTTCTGATAAGAGGTTGGGTTAA
- the LOC108326345 gene encoding uncharacterized protein LOC108326345 isoform X1, with product MAAHRLALVIESPSKGDEFLLLKQPRPPKFHDEEYDSFVDSDLWDLPSAQLNLLPPDSDPPLVVQVAPSHAEFEDIDLRKFDIRSALNEVFGQTGYGAVEGGGWKFLKYVKEAAFGPDLPVNTVFIAGKLVAAEDKNSIDSYRWMSIQSCVNWIQELKPCGDRVGPLVVLGLINESSFSTKWKVPPAINHQEYPPGVIIIPMRSRTLKPFNTTNLVVFAPENVPNNSEENNFVASGDALIVDPGCLSEFHVELEKVVNALPRRLVVFVTHHHHDHVDGLSVIQKCNPDAILLAHEKTMHRISRDDWSLGYTSVTGDEDIVIGGHRLRVIYAPGHTDGHMALLHANSHSLVVGDHCLGKGSAVLDARAGGNMSEYFQTTYNFLELSPHALIPMHGRVNVWPKQMLCGYLKNRRSREANILKAIEGGAKTLFDIVEYVYSDVHRGAWIAASANVRLHVDHLAQQHKLPKDFSIQKFKNTCGLHFLSRWIWAYTSGSLLHQIGRSSFLIGGVLVCTAALYCRNKFTK from the exons ATGGCAGCTCACAGACTTGCTCTCGTAATCGAAAGTCCTTCAAAGGGCGATGAATTTCTGCTTCTGAAGCAGCCGCGCCCTCCCAAATTCCACGACGAAGAATACGACTCTTTCGTCGATTCCGATCTCTGGGACTTGCCCTCGGCGCAGTTAAACCTGCTGCCACCAGATTCAGACCCACCGCTTGTGGTGCAAGTTGCTCCCTCGCATGCCGAATTCGAGGACATCGATTTGAGGAAATTCGATATCCGTTCGGCACTCAACGAG GTGTTTGGACAAACAGGGTATGGGGCGGTTGAAGGAGGAGGTTGGAAGTTCCTTAAGTATGTAAAGGAAGCTGCCTTTGGACCTGATTTACCCGTTAACACAGTCTTCATTGCTGGGAAATTGGTAGCGGCTGAGGACAAAAACTCTATAG ATTCATACAGATGGATGTCTATCCAAAGCTGTGTTAACTGGATTCAGGAATTGAAACCATGTGGAGATCGGGTTGGACCATTGGTTGTTCTTGGTCTTATAAACGAATCATCTTTCTCTACAAAGTGGAAAGTCCCACCAGCCATAAACCATCag gAGTACCCACCTGGTGTTATCATTATACCTATGAGAAGTAGGACATTAAAGCCTTTTAACACAACAAATTTGGTGGTGTTTGCACCTGAAAATGTTCCAAATAAttctgaagaaaataattttgttgCAAGTGGAGATGCACTCATAGTTGATCCAGGATGCCTATCTGAATTCCATGTAGAG CTAGAGAAAGTTGTCAATGCTTTGCCAAGACGACTAGTGGTCTTTGtcactcatcatcatcatgatcATGTAGATG GTCTCTCAGTTATCCAGAAGTGCAATCCTGATGCTATTTTGTTAGCTCATGAAAAGACCATGCATCGCATAAGCAGAG ATGATTGGTCCCTTGGCTATACCTCAGTTACAGGGGATGAAGACATTGTCATTGGTGGTCATAGATTGAGAGTGATTTATGCACCG GGACATACAGATGGCCATATGGCACTTCTTCATGCAAATTCTCATTCCTTGGTTGTTGGTGATCATTGTCTGGG TAAGGGAAGTGCTGTCTTGGATGCAAGAGCTGGTGGAAATATGTCT GAGTACTTCCAAACCACATACAATTTTCTGGAGCTTTCACCACACGCTTTAATACCAATGCATGGGAGAGTTAATGTCTGGCCAAAACAGATGCTGTGTGGATATCTAAA GAACCGCAGAAGTAGAGAAGCTAATATCCTGAAAGCAATTGAAGGTGGAGCAAAAACTTTGTTTGACATTGTAGAATATGTGTATTCTGATGTTCATCGTGGTGCCTGGATTGCTGCATCAGCAAATGTGAGGCTCCATGTGGATCATCTAGCTCAACAACACAAGTTACCAAAG GATTTTTCAATCCAGAAGTTCAAAAATACCTGTGGCCTGCATTTTTTATCACGATGGATATGGGCTTACACTAGTGGCAGTTTATTACATCAAATAGGGAGGTCTTCATTTCTTATTGGGGGTGTTCTTGTTTGCACTGCTGCATTGTACTGTCGAAACAAGTTCACTAAATAA
- the LOC108326345 gene encoding uncharacterized protein LOC108326345 isoform X2, with protein MAAHRLALVIESPSKGDEFLLLKQPRPPKFHDEEYDSFVDSDLWDLPSAQLNLLPPDSDPPLVVQVAPSHAEFEDIDLRKFDIRSALNEVFGQTGYGAVEGGGWKFLKYVKEAAFGPDLPVNTVFIAGKLVAAEDKNSIDSYRWMSIQSCVNWIQELKPCGDRVGPLVVLGLINESSFSTKWKVPPAINHQEYPPGVIIIPMRSRTLKPFNTTNLVVFAPENVPNNSEENNFVASGDALIVDPGCLSEFHVELEKVVNALPRRLVVFVTHHHHDHVDGLSVIQKCNPDAILLAHEKTMHRISRDDWSLGYTSVTGDEDIVIGGHRLRVIYAPGHTDGHMALLHANSHSLVVGDHCLGKGSAVLDARAGGNMSEYFQTTYNFLELSPHALIPMHGRVNVWPKQMLCGYLKNRRSREANILKAIEGGAKTLFDIVEYVYSDVHRGAWIAASANVRLHVDHLAQQHKLPKDFSLETFNSSLVTFVDNVGKL; from the exons ATGGCAGCTCACAGACTTGCTCTCGTAATCGAAAGTCCTTCAAAGGGCGATGAATTTCTGCTTCTGAAGCAGCCGCGCCCTCCCAAATTCCACGACGAAGAATACGACTCTTTCGTCGATTCCGATCTCTGGGACTTGCCCTCGGCGCAGTTAAACCTGCTGCCACCAGATTCAGACCCACCGCTTGTGGTGCAAGTTGCTCCCTCGCATGCCGAATTCGAGGACATCGATTTGAGGAAATTCGATATCCGTTCGGCACTCAACGAG GTGTTTGGACAAACAGGGTATGGGGCGGTTGAAGGAGGAGGTTGGAAGTTCCTTAAGTATGTAAAGGAAGCTGCCTTTGGACCTGATTTACCCGTTAACACAGTCTTCATTGCTGGGAAATTGGTAGCGGCTGAGGACAAAAACTCTATAG ATTCATACAGATGGATGTCTATCCAAAGCTGTGTTAACTGGATTCAGGAATTGAAACCATGTGGAGATCGGGTTGGACCATTGGTTGTTCTTGGTCTTATAAACGAATCATCTTTCTCTACAAAGTGGAAAGTCCCACCAGCCATAAACCATCag gAGTACCCACCTGGTGTTATCATTATACCTATGAGAAGTAGGACATTAAAGCCTTTTAACACAACAAATTTGGTGGTGTTTGCACCTGAAAATGTTCCAAATAAttctgaagaaaataattttgttgCAAGTGGAGATGCACTCATAGTTGATCCAGGATGCCTATCTGAATTCCATGTAGAG CTAGAGAAAGTTGTCAATGCTTTGCCAAGACGACTAGTGGTCTTTGtcactcatcatcatcatgatcATGTAGATG GTCTCTCAGTTATCCAGAAGTGCAATCCTGATGCTATTTTGTTAGCTCATGAAAAGACCATGCATCGCATAAGCAGAG ATGATTGGTCCCTTGGCTATACCTCAGTTACAGGGGATGAAGACATTGTCATTGGTGGTCATAGATTGAGAGTGATTTATGCACCG GGACATACAGATGGCCATATGGCACTTCTTCATGCAAATTCTCATTCCTTGGTTGTTGGTGATCATTGTCTGGG TAAGGGAAGTGCTGTCTTGGATGCAAGAGCTGGTGGAAATATGTCT GAGTACTTCCAAACCACATACAATTTTCTGGAGCTTTCACCACACGCTTTAATACCAATGCATGGGAGAGTTAATGTCTGGCCAAAACAGATGCTGTGTGGATATCTAAA GAACCGCAGAAGTAGAGAAGCTAATATCCTGAAAGCAATTGAAGGTGGAGCAAAAACTTTGTTTGACATTGTAGAATATGTGTATTCTGATGTTCATCGTGGTGCCTGGATTGCTGCATCAGCAAATGTGAGGCTCCATGTGGATCATCTAGCTCAACAACACAAGTTACCAAAG GATTTCTCTCTGGAAACATTCAATTCCAGTTTGGTTACATTTGTTGACAATGTGGGTAAACTATAA
- the LOC108326222 gene encoding glycosyltransferase BC10 — MKGQNNQYPLNSVSKFFNAQFHFVRFIAYIVILGFGITIGVIFSFYLRNCNFSLQFTQLSLSSFPRTQILPTPTAKPEISNQTQIQTQIQTQTEILTVTQTEIQTESGHVGLKDFLQPPEVVHDMDDEELLWRASMTAKIPDYPFDRVPKVAFMFLTRGPLFLAPLWEKFFEGNEGLYSIYVHSNPSYNGSRPESPVFEGRRIPSKEVEWGNVNMIEAERRLLANALLDISNQRFVLLSESCIPLFNFSTIYTYLMNSTQNYVMAFDDPSSVGRGRYSIQMLPDISLDQWRKGSQWFEMDRELALEVVSDKKYFPVFQEYCKGSCYADEHYLPTYVSIKFWEGNSNRSLTWVDWSKGGPHPAKFLRSEITVKFLESLRNQKCNYNGDSINVCFLFARKFAPSTVSKLTKIAPMVMHF; from the exons ATGAAGGGCCAAAATAATCAATACCCCTTAAACTCTGTTTCCAAGTTTTTCAATGCTCAATTTCACTTTGTTCGGTTCATCGCCTATATCGTTATTCTGGGCTTTGGTATAACCATTGGGGTTATCTTCAGTTTCTATCTTAGGAACTGCAACTTTAGTCTACAATTCACGCAGTTGTCACTCTCTTCCTTTCCGAGAACACAAATCCTGCCAACACCAACAGCAAAACCAGAAATATCTAATCAAACTCAAATTCAGACACAGATTCAAACTCAAACAGAAATCCTCACAGTAACTCAAACTGAAATTCAAACTGAGAGTGGTCATGTAGGATTGAAGGATTTCCTTCAGCCTCCCGAAGTTGTGCATGACATGGACGATGAGGAATTGCTTTGGAGAGCTTCAATGACTGCAAAGATCCCTGATTACCCGTTTGACCGAGTTCCGAAGGTTGCCTTCATGTTCTTGACAAGGGGTCCTCTGTTTTTGGCACCTTTGTGGGAGAAATTCTTCGAAGGGAATGAAGGGTTGTATTCAATTTACGTGCACTCCAATCCGTCCTACAATGGATCACGCCCGGAGAGTCCTGTATTTGAAGGTCGAAGAATTCCCAGTAAG GAAGTGGAATGGGGCAATGTGAACATGATTGAAGCCGAACGTCGCTTGCTGGCCAATGCACTCCTTGATATCTCAAACCAACGCTTTGTACTGCTGTCAGAGTCGTGCATACCACTCTTCAACTTCTCAACCATCTACACTTACTTGATGAACTCTACCCAAAACTATGTCATGGCATTTGATGATCCAAGTTCGGTTGGCCGAGGCCGGTACAGTATCCAGATGTTGCCCGATATCTCCCTCGACCAATGGAGAAAAGGGTCCCAATGGTTTGAAATGGACAGAGAGCTTGCACTAGAAGTAGTATCTGACAAAAAATATTTCCCAGTTTTTCAAGAGTACTGCAAAGGTTCATGTTACGCAGACGAACATTACTTGCCAACGTATGTGAGCATCAAGTTTTGGGAGGGGAATTCAAACAGGAGTTTAACTTGGGTTGATTGGTCAAAGGGTGGTCCACACCCTGCTAAGTTTCTGAGGTCGGAGATTACTGTCAAGTTCCTAGAGAGTTTAAGGAATCAGAAATGCAATTATAACGGAGATAGCATCAATGTCTGTTTTCTGTTTGCTAGGAAATTTGCACCTAGTACTGTGTCCAAGCTCACGAAGATTGCACCCATGGTAATGCATTTCTAA
- the LOC108326221 gene encoding probable leucine-rich repeat receptor-like protein kinase At1g68400 → MAARLSHLAPFLVFHFLLLTVQGSSNPDFDALVTFKTASDTSQKLTTWNTSSTNPCSWSGVSCIGDRVSRLVLENLDLQGSIHPLTSLTQLRVLSLKGNHFSGPVPDLSNLTALKLLFLSRNAFSGEFPGTVTSLFRLYRLDLSNNNFSGEISATVSHLTHLLTLRLDGNKFSGHIPAFNLPDLQEFNVSGNRLSGEIPKTLSSFPESSFGQNPFLCGAPVKKCASDPTKPGSEGAIASPLLPQNHNSPTPTVSSSPSSMPKTSTPTSSSKSHEKGASKISPVALIAIIVGDVLVLAIVSLLLYCYFWRNYKLKEGKGTKLFESEKIVYSSSPYPAQGGFERGRMVFFEGEKRFELEDLLRASAEMLGKGGFGTAYKAVLDDGNVVAVKRLKDAQITGKREFEQHMEVLGRLRHPNSVSLRAYYFAREEKLLVYDYMPNATLFWLLHGNRGPGRTPLDWTTRLKIAAGAARGVAFIHNSCKSIRLTHGNIKSTNVLLDKQGNAHVSDFGLSVFAGPGPLGGRPNGYRAPEASDGRKQTQKSDVYSFGVLLLEILTGKCPSVVESAGSAYGGVVDLPRWVQSVVREEWTAEVFDLELMRYKDIEEEMVGLLQIAMTCTAAAPDQRPRMSHVVKMIEELRGVEVSPCHDSTDSVSESPSMSEDACGTSQ, encoded by the exons ATGGCAGCAAGACTCTCTCACCTTGCTCCTTTTctggtttttcattttcttcttctcacgGTTCAAGGTTCCAGTAACCCAGATTTTGACGCTCTCGTGACCTTCAAAACCGCTTCAGACACTTCCCAGAAGCTCACAACGTGGAATACCAGCAGCACCAACCCCTGTTCCTGGAGCGGCGTGTCGTGCATTGGCGACCGTGTCTCGCGACTCGTTCTCGAAAACCTCGACCTCCAAGGCTCCATTCATCCCTTGACTTCTCTAACTCAGCTCCGAGTTCTCAGTCTCAAAGGAAACCATTTCTCCGGTCCCGTTCCCGACCTCTCCAACCTCACCGCCCTCAAACTCCTCTTCTTGTCTCGCAACGCCTTCTCCGGCGAGTTTCCAGGCACCGTCACGTCGCTCTTTCGCCTCTACCGACTCGATCTGTCCAACAACAACTTCTCCGGCGAGATTTCGGCGACGGTCTCCCACTTGACCCACCTCCTCACTCTCCGCCTCGACGGAAACAAGTTCTCCGGCCACATTCCTGCCTTCAACCTCCCCGACCTCCAAGAATTCAACGTCTCCGGCAACCGCCTCTCCGGCGAGATACCCAAAACGTTATCAAGTTTCCCCGAATCATCGTTCGGGCAAAACCCGTTTCTCTGTGGTGCTCCAGTTAAAAAATGCGCATCCGACCCAACCAAACCCGGATCAGAAGGCGCCATTGCTTCGCCGTTGTTACCACAGAACCATAACAGCCCAACGCCTACGGTATCATCTTCACCAAGCTCAATGCCAAAAACGTCAACACCAACGTCAAGTAGTAAAAGCCACGAGAAGGGTGCTTCTAAAATAAGCCCAGTGGCGCTTATAGCTATTATAGTTGGTGATGTTTTGGTTCTTGCAATAGTGTCTTTGCTTTTGTATTGTTACTTCTGGAGAAACTACAAGTTAAAAGAAGGGAAGGGAACGAAGCTTTTTGAGAGTGAGAAGATTGTGTATTCGTCAAGTCCGTACCCTGCTCAGGGAGGGTTTGAGAGGGGTCGCATGGTGTTCTTCGAGGGTGAGAAAAGGTTTGAACTAGAGGACTTGCTGCGAGCATCTGCGGAAATGCTTGGAAAGGGAGGGTTTGGGACCGCGTACAAGGCAGTGCTCGATGATGGGAACGTGGTTGCGGTGAAGAGACTGAAGGACGCGCAGATTACAGGGAAGAGGGAATTCGAGCAACACATGGAGGTGTTGGGAAGGTTAAGGCATCCAAATAGCGTTAGTTTGAGAGCTTACTATTTTGCGCGCGAGGAGAAGTTGCTGGTCTATGATTACATGCCCAATGCCACCTTGTTCTGGCTCCTTCACG GGAACCGAGGACCCGGACGAACCCCACTGGACTGGACCACGAGGCTGAAAATAGCAGCGGGAGCGGCGAGAGGTGTGGCTTTCATTCATAACTCGTGCAAGTCCATTAGACTCACCCACGGTAACATCAAATCCACCAACGTCTTACTCGACAAGCAGGGCAACGCGCACGTGTCTGATTTTGGGCTCTCGGTTTTCGCGGGGCCAGGCCCATTGGGTGGGAGGCCCAACGGCTATCGCGCGCCGGAAGCATCGGATGGTCGAAAACAGACCCAGAAGTCTGACGTGTACTCTTTCGGTGTGCTCCTACTGGAGATTCTAACTGGGAAGTGCCCCTCCGTGGTGGAGAGTGCAGGTAGTGCTTACGGTGGGGTGGTGGACCTGCCCAGGTGGGTCCAGTCAGTGGTGAGGGAAGAATGGACAGCTGAAGTGTTTGATTTGGAACTGATGAGGTATAAGGATATTGAGGAAGAGATGGTGGGGCTGCTTCAGATTGCGATGACGTGTACCGCAGCTGCACCTGATCAACGGCCCAGGATGAGCCACGTGGTGAAGATGATTGAGGAGTTGCGTGGGGTCGAGGTGTCGCCGTGTCATGACTCGACGGACTCTGTTTCCGAGTCACCTTCCATGTCTGAAGATGCGTGTGGAACGAGTCAGTGA